One stretch of Castor canadensis chromosome 14, mCasCan1.hap1v2, whole genome shotgun sequence DNA includes these proteins:
- the LOC109678414 gene encoding LOW QUALITY PROTEIN: olfactory receptor 7E178-like (The sequence of the model RefSeq protein was modified relative to this genomic sequence to represent the inferred CDS: substituted 1 base at 1 genomic stop codon), with product MRDLGLCIVFLCTNHFVFKRCEISVGQQNLTIVSEFHLLGISDDPDLQPILSGLFLSMYLVTVLGNLLIILAVISDSHLHTPMYFFLCNLSATDICFISTMVPKVIINIETHSTVISYVGCLAQMSLFIIFGCMDDMLLTVVAYDRFLAICYPLHYSVIMNPHLCVLLVFLSFFISLLDSLLHNFIPLQFPYFKDVEISNFFCDPSQVLNLACSDAFTNKVVIGFVVIISGFLPISGIFISYYKIVSSILRIPSXVGKCKAFSTCGSHLSIVCLFYGTGFGVYLSSAVSHSPRNCALVSVIYTVVTPMLNPFIYSLRNKDIKNTLWHLRMCRI from the exons ATGCGGGATTT AGGTCTCTGCATTGTTTTTCTGTGCACTaaccattttgttttcaaaaggtGTGAAATCAGCGTAGGACAACAAAATCTAACAATTGTCTCAGAATTCCATCTCTTGGGAATCTCAGATGATCCAGACCTCCAGCCAATCCTCTCTGGATTATTCTTGTCCATGTACCTAGTCACAGTgcttgggaacctgctcatcatcctggctgTCATCTCTGATTCTCACCTGCACACCcctatgtacttcttcctctgtaACCTATCAGCAACTGACATATGTTTCATTTCTACCATGGTCCCAAAGGTGATTATAAATATTGAAACTCACAGCACAGTCATCTCCTATGTGGGCTGCCTGGCACAGATgtctctttttatcatttttggatGTATGGATGATATGCTTCTGACAGTGGTGGCCTATGACCGGTTTTTGGCCATCTGTTACCCACTGCATTACTCAGTCATCATGAACCCTCACCTATGTGTCTTGTtggtgtttttgtcttttttcattaGCCTTTTGGACTCACTTCTGCACAATTTTATTCCCTTACAATTTCCCTActtcaaggatgtggaaatttccaatttcttctgtgacccttcTCAAGTCCTTAATCTTGCATGTTCAGATGCTTTTACCAACAAAGTAGTTATTGGCTTTGTTGTTATTATCTCTGGATTTCTTCCTATCTCAGGGATCTTTATTTCCTACTATAAAATAGTTTCCTCAATTTTGAGAATCCCATCATAAGTTGGGAAGTGTAAAGCTTTTTCCACATGTGGGTCTCATCTGtcaattgtttgtttattttatggaacaggCTTTGGAGTGTACCTCAGTTCTGCTGTCTCACATTCTCCCAGAAATTGTGCACTGGTCTCAGTGATATACACAGTAGTCACACCTATGCTTaatcccttcatctacagcctgaggaacaaggacatcaaaaacactctgtgGCATCTCCGTATGTGTAGAATTTAA